Genomic window (Burkholderia pyrrocinia):
CGTAGATGTCTTCGAGCACGGAGTGCGGCGTTGCACTTTTGTCGCGTGTCGGAATGGCGCCGGATACGGCGCCTGATTCGTGCTTCATGATGTCTGCAGCCACATCGGGACGGCGGATCGAATCCTCCCAGGTCGATCGCGCCGCGGGTTCCTGGTACGTGCCGATGTCTCCGGGCGGCGCGTGTCAGGCAGCTTACTCAGGCAATATTATTTGGGCAAATAACTCAAGCGACGTAATGGACCCGGCCGAACGGATCGGCAACCTTGCTGCGCCGTATGCGGGTCGAGTGCCGTCGGGAGGCTACAGGTACCAGTCGATCGTCTTCAGGATGCCCGTCTCGAAGGTTTCCGTCGGCTTCCATCGAAGTTCGCGCTCGAGCTTGCCTGCGTCGATCGCATAGCGGCGATCGTGACCGGGGCGGTCGGCGACGAAGTGCTTGAGGCGCGCGTGCGGTGCGCCCTGCGGCCGCCGCACGTCCAGCAGCGAGCAGATCAGGTCGACGATGTCGGCGTTGCGCCACTCGTTGCATCCTCCGACGTTGTATGTCTCGCCGACCGTGCCGTGCCGGATCACGGCATCGATCGCCCGGCAGTGATCATCGACGTAGAGCCAGTCGCGGACGTTGGCACCGTCGCCGTAGAGCGGAATGGGGGTGTCGTTGATGCAGTTGCGGATCACCGTCGGGATGAACTTCTCGTCGTGCTGCCGCGGGCCGTAGTTGTTCGAGCAGTTGGTCGTCGTGACGGGTAGCCCATACGTGTGGAAGTACGCGCGCACGAGATGGTCGGAGCCGGCCTTGCTGGCGGAATACGGCGAATTCGGCGCGTACGGCGTGGTTTCCGAGAACGGTGGATCGTCCGGGGCGAGCGATCCGTACACCTCGTCCGTGCCGATGTGATGGAAGCGGCGCTGCGCGTGCACGTCGGCGTTCCGCCCCGTCATCCAGACCGTGCGCGCCGCGTCGAGGAGGGTCCAGGTGCCGACGACGTTCGCGCGGACGAATTCGCCCGGGCCGGTGATCGAGCGGTCGACATGGCTCTCGGCGGCAAAGTGGACGATCGTGTCGATCGCGTGGTCGTGCAGCAGGCTTTCGACGAGCGGCCGGTCGCAGATGTCGCCGAGCACGAACCGGTGGCGGCCGGTGTCTTCCGAGCCCGAGAGATGGTCGAGGCTGCCGGCGTAGGTGAGCAGGTCGAGATTGATGATCTGGACCTGCGGGTCCGTCGCGAGCAGGTAGTGGACAAAGTTGGCACCGATAAACCCGGCGCCGCCCGTGACGAGGACATGTTTCGGTCGATGGCTCATGAGGTTCGTTTCCAGGTATCGAGCACGTCGGCGAGCGCCGGGATCCAGCACGGCGCCTCGATGCCGAAATGCTCGCGAATGCGGGTGCAGTCGAGTGCGGAGTTCGCCGGCCGTGGCGCCGGCAGCGGATAGGCGGCCGTGCGGATCGGGCGCACGAGCGGTATGCGATCGATGAGGCCGGTGCGCCGTGCCTGCCCGAAGATCGTCTCGGCGAAACCGTGCCAGGTCGTGACGGGTGTGCCGCACAGGTGGTAGGTGCCCCAGCGCGTCATCGCACCCGTGCGATGGCGATCAGCGATCGCAAGCAGCGCGTCGGCGACTGCGCCGGCGTGCGTCGGGCCGCCGTACTGGTCGGCGACGACCGCGAGTTCGTCGCGCTCGCGGCCGACCCGCAGCATCGTGCGCACGAAATTGCCGCCGTGCGCGCCGAACACCCACGCGATCCGGAGGATCAGGTGCGCATCCGGCAGCCGCTGGCGGACCGCTTCCTCTCCTGCCCATTTCGTGTGTCCGTAGACACCGAGCGGCGCGACACCCGCCGCTTCGTCGTACGCGCCTTGTGCACGGCCGTCGAACACGTAGTCGGTCGACAGGTGCAGCAACGGAATGCCGGCCGCGGCGCACGCGTCGGCGAGCGTCGCCGGGCCGGCGCAGTTGGCGCGCCATGCGGCGTCGGGTTCGGTTTCCGCGCGATCGACGGCCGTCCACGCGGCCGCATTGATCACGAGCGTCGCGCGGTGCGTGGCGAGCGCATCGCGGACGGCCTGCGGATTGGCGATGTCGAGTTGCGCACGGGATAGCCCGATGGCCGGGCGCGCACCCGCGCGCAGCAGGAGTTCACGACCGACCTGGCCGAGCGCGCCGGTCACGACGATCGTCATCGCGGGGCTCCGTGAAGGTCGGGCGACGCCGGCGTAAGGTCGCGCAGGCGCGGCTGTCGGAGATCCTTGTCGGACAGCGCAAACGGCACGTCGAGCGCGGGCCATTCGATGCCGATGTCGGGGTCGTCCCAGAGTACGCCCGCGTCCGACGACGGATCGTAGTATGCGGTGCACTTGTACGCGAAGTCGGCCTCGTCGGACAGCACGCAGAAGCCGTGCGCGAAGCCTGGCGGAATCCACAGCTGGCGGTGCGACACGTCGTCGAGCACGGTGCCGAACCAGCGCCCGAGATGCGGCGAACCGGGCCGGATGTCGACCGCGACGTCGTACACGGCGCCGCGCGACACGCGCACGAGCTTGCCCTGCGGATGCCGGAACTGGTAGTGCAGGCCGCGCAGCACGCCGCGCCGGGAGCGCGAGTGGTTGTCCTGCACGAAGCCCGCGTCGACGCCCGCGTCGCGCAGCCAGGACTCGCGATAGCTTTCGACGAAGAAGCCGCGCGCGTCGCCGAAGCTCGCCGGTTCGATCAGCAGCACACCCGGCAGCGTCGTCTCGATGACGGACGTCATGCGGCAACCTCCTTGTTCAGGAGGTCGAGCAGGTAACGGCCGTAACCGCTTTTCGACAGCGCGTGCGCGAGCGCTTCGAGCTGTTGCGAGTCGATCCAGCCGAGCCGGTACGCGATTTCCTCGGGGCACGCGATCTGCAGCCCCTGGCGTGCCTGCATCACCTGGATGAAATTCGCCGCATCGAGCAGCGACTCGTGCGTGCCGGTGTCGAGCCACGCATAGCCGCGGCCGAGGATCTCGACGTTCAGCTTGCCGTGTTCCAGATAGGCGCGGTTCAGGTCCGTGATCTCCAGCTCGCCTCGTGCGGACGGGCGCACCTCCTTCGCGAGCGAGACGACGTCGTTGTCGTAGAAGTAGAGACCCGTCACCGCGTAGTGCGATTTCGGTTCGCGGGGCTTCTCTTCGAGATCGATCGCCCGCCCGTGCTCGTCGAACGACACGACGCCGTAGCGCTCCGGGTCGCGCACGTAATAGCCGAACACCGTTGCGCCTGTCGTACGCGCGGCGACGCGCTGCAGCAGTGCCGACAGCGCCGGGCCGTGATAGATGTTGTCGCCGAGCACGAGCGTCGCCGCGTCGTGTCCGATGAATGGCGCGCCGATCACGAACGCCTGCGCGAGCCCGTCCGGGCTCGGCTGAACCGCATACGAGAAATTCATGCCCCACTGTTCGCCGTCGCCGAGCAGTTGCCGGAACGCATCGAGATCGCGCGGCGTCGAGATGATCAGGACGTCGCGGATGCCGGCCAGCATGATCGTGCTGAGCGGGTAGTAGATCATCGGCTTGTCGTACACCGGCATCAGCTGCTTCGATACCGAATGCGTGAGCGGATGGAGCCGGGTGCCGGATCCGCCCGCCAGAATCAGTCCCTTACGGCCAGTCGCTGTGTGCATGATGTCCTCGCTGTGATGAAGAAGGGCGGGCCGCGTGCGCGTCAACCCGGATCGATGCGTCGGAACACGATCGCGAAGCCGGCCAGGTAGACGGCGGCGATCACCGCGAAACCGGCGGCGGTCGCGCGGTCCGGGTCGGCGATCGCGTGCAGCACGACCGACGCGATCGCGACGCCGACCAGCGAACCGATCTGCCGGCTCGCGTTCAGCGAGGCGGCGGCGAGATTCGCGTCCGCGGGGCCGGCCGACTGCATGACGACGAGATTCATCGCGGGGATCGCCTGGCCCGCGCCGAAGTTCGCGATCCCGACCGCGATCGCGAGCGCCGTGTAGGGCAGCGCCTCGATGCCGATCAGCGCGGCGCTGCCGAGCGTGGCGAGCGCGAGGCCCGCGAGCAGCGTGCTGCGCGGGCCGAGCCGCGCGCTCACGCGGGCGGACGCGAGATTGCCGATGCCGAACATCGCCATCAGCGGAAACAGTTCGAAGCCGGCGCGCAGCGCGCTCGCGCCGCGCGTCTGCTGCAGGTAAAGGCTCAGCAGGAAGATTTCGGCAAGGATGCCGAAATTGATCGCGAGCCCGAGCAGGCCGCCCGCGACGAAGCGCGGGTTGTGCAGCAGCGCGGGCGACAGGATCCGGTGGCGGGCGCGACGTTCGCGCCATACGAATGCGGCGCCGGCGGCGAGCGTCGCGGCCGCGCCGGCGACGATGGCGGGCGAGCGCCAGCCGGCGCCCGGCCCCTCGATCAGCGTATAGCTGAGCGCCGCGAGCGCGAGCACGCCGAGCAGATGGCCGAACGTGTTCAGCGGGCCGGGATGGCGCGGCGCGTGCCCGACGTGGCGGCGCGTGAGCCACAGTCCGGCGAGGCCGACGGGCAGGTTGACCCAGAAGATCCCGCGCCAGCCGATCGCGTCGACGAGCACGCCGCCGACGCACGGCCCGATCGCCATCGCCGCCGATACCAGCGCGCCCCAGATGCCGATCATCCGCGTGCGCAGCGGCCCGGCCGGAAATGCCAGCGTGAGCAGGCTGAGCGAGCTCGGCATGAAGAGCGCGGCACCGACGCCCTGCAGCAGCCGCGCGCCAACGAGCATGCTGCTCGTCTGCGCGGCAGCGCACAGCACCGACGCGGCGACGAACAGCGCGAGCCCGGCGACATAGATCGCGCGCGGCCCGTAACGGTTCGCGAGCGCGCCGCCGAACAGCAGCAGCGCGGCGAAGCTGAGCGTATAGGCGTCGACCACCCAGACAAGTGCCGTCAGCGACATCTCGAGACTCGCCTGCATCGCTTTCAGCGCGACGTTCACGATGGTCACGTCGAGCATCGCCATCACGAAGCCGCAGGCCAGCGCGACCATCACGCGCGCCGGTTGCGTGGCGGTCGCGCCGGCAGCAGCGGCGGTGTTCGTGCTCATGCCGCGCGCCCGCCGAGATAGAGGTGCCGCATCTCGTCGCTGTCGAGCAGTTCGGCCGACGTGCCCGTCAGCGCAACGCGGCCCATCGTCAGCACCACGCCGCGATCGGCGATGCGCAGCGCTTCGATCGCGTTCTGTTCGACCATCAGCACCGCGATGTGCTCGGTGTCGCGCATCCTGACGATCGCGTCGAACACCTCGTCGACCATCTTCGGCGACAGGCCGGCCGACGGCTCGTCGAGCAGCAGCAGCACGGGGCGGGGCATCAGCGCACGTGCGAGCGACACGATCTGCCGTTCGCCGCCCGACAGCGCACCCGCGGGCGACCGGTAGCGGCGCCGCAGCACGGCGTATTGCTCGCACAGCTCCTCGATCCGCGCTTCGCGCGGGAACGCGGACATCGCGTGGCCGCCGAGCATCAGGTTCTCGCGAACCGTCAGCGTGCCGAACACGTTGTCGGTCTGCGGAACGAAGCCGATGTCGTGCTCGCGGATCTTGCGGTGTACCGGCACTCGCGAGATGTCGCGGCCGTGCATCGCGACCGTGCCGGCGCGCGGCAGCACGAAGCCGGCGATGGCCTTGAGGAGCGTCGACTTGCCGCAGCCGTTCGGGCCGAGGATCGTGACGATGTCGACCGGCCCGACGGATAGCGATACCCCGTGCAGGATGTCGATGTCGGGTGTGTAGCCGGCGATCAGATCGCGGACGTCGATCATGACACCCCCAGCGGACGGCGCGCATGCGCCCGGCCCAGGTAGGCATCGAGCACGCGCCGGTTGCTCTCGAGTTCGGCGGGGCGGCAATCGGCGATCGCGGCGCCGCGATCGAGCACGATGCAGCGATCGCACAGCTCGCGGATGAAGTGCATGTCGTGCTCGATCACGACGAGCGTGACGCCCTGTCCGCAGATGCGGCGCAGTTCGGCGACCAGCTCGCCGCGCAGGTTGGGGTGAACGCCTGCGGTCGGTTCGTCGAGCAGCAGCAGCTTCGGCTCGGTCATCATCGCGCACGCGATGCCGAGCAGCTTCTTCTGGCCGCCCGAGATCGCCGCGGCGCCGAGCTGCGCGACGTGCGCGAGCTTCAGCTCCTCGAGCAGCGCGGTGGCGCGTGCGCGGGTTCCGGCTTCGAGCGTGCGCGTCGCGCGACCGCGCAGCAGCGCCGCGATCGGGCCGTGACGGGCCGACGACGCGGCCATCGTCAGTTCCAGCACCGACATGCGCGCGGGCATCGACGGCAACTGGAACGTCCGGCGGATGCCGAGCCGCGCGATCCGGTGCGGCGCAAGCGTGTCGATGCGGCGCCCGGCGAAGCGGATCGCGCCGGCCGCGACGGGAGCGAAGCCCGTGATCGCGTTGAGCGCCGTGCTCTTGCCCGAGCCGTTCGGACCGAGCAGCCCGACGATCTCGCCGGCGCCGACGGACAGCGTGAGGCCGGACAGCACCGTGTTGTCGCCGTAACGTATCGTGACGCCTTCAAGGTCGAGCAGGGCGCTCATGGGTGAACCTCCAGTCGTTCCGGCACAAGGCCGCGCGGGCGCCACAGCACGCACGCGAGCAGCATCAGGCCGACGAGGCCGAGGCGCACCGCGCCCGCGAGGTCGCTGCCGACGCCGAGCCAGTCCTTCAGAAACGGTGCGAGCGCGTAGACCGCTTGCACGATGAGCGCGCCGGCCAGCACGCCTGCGTGGCTGCCGAGCCCGCCGACCATGACGATGGTCCACAGCGCGAAGGTTTCGGAAGCCACCATCGCGTCCGGGCCGACGTAGCTGATGTACCAGGTGAGGAGCGCGCCCGCGAACGCTGCGGGCAGCGCTCCCGCGACGCTCGCCCAGGTCTTCAGCGCGACCGGGTCGTAGCCGAAGCAGACGGCGAGCGCGGGCTCCTCGCGCATCACCTTCAGCGCGCGGCCGAAGCGGCCGGTGGTCAGCAGCCGGCATGCGGCGTATGCGACGGCGAGGCCGCCGGCCGCGACGGCGAGGAACGCGAGGTCGGCCCACGGCGCGCGCAGCCCGGGAAAGAGCGGCGCGATGCCGCCGATGCCTTGCGCGCCGCCCGTCAGCCAGCCTTCGTTCAACGCGAACGTGCGCAGGATCTCGGCGATCGCGAGCGTCGCGATGCCCCAGTAGTCGGCCGACAGATGGCGGCCGAGCCGCGCGATCGCGACGGCCAGCACGCTCGCCGCGCCCGCCGCGAGCGCGAGCGCGGCCGGCAGCGGCCAGCCGAGCTGCGACGCGATGCCGGCAGCATAGGCGCCGAGCCCCGCGAACGCGACGAAGCCGAAATTGACGAGCCCCGCGTAGCCGGCCTGCAGGTTCAGGCCGAGCGCCATCGTCGCGTACAGGCACGCGACGGTCAGCAGATGGACGATGAAACTAGACACGACGCACCTCCCTGTCGAAGATCCCGTACGGCCGGAATGCGAGTGCGACGAGCAGGATCGCGAACGACACCGCGCCGACGTATTCGACCGGAAAGAACGCGAGCGGCCGACCGACCAGCCCGCCGAAGTCGACGTCGAGCGCCGTCGTTTCTGCGAACGCGATCAGCAGTGCGCCGGCCGCCGCGCCGAGCGGATTGCCGAGGCCGCCGAGGATGGCGGCGGAAAACACCGGGATCAGCAGCCCGTAGCCGAGGTTGACGTGCACGCTTTCGGTCGCGCCCAGCATCGTGCCGCCGAGTGCCGCGAGCACGCCGCTTGCGAACGTGATCACGTTGGTCACGCGCTGCGCGTCGATGCCCGTCGCGAGCGCGAGCGCGCGATTCGACGCGAGTGCGCGCATCGCGCGGCCGAGGCGGGTGCGGTACAGCAGCAGCGCGAACACGCCGAGCGCGGCGGCGCCGCATGCGATCGAACCCGCCTGCGAGGACGATATCGCGACGCCGCCGACCATCAGCGGCGGACGCACCGCCTGCGCATACTGCAGCGGCCGCGAGCCGGCGGCGCCGAGCATCAGCGCGACCGCGAGCAGCGACACGGCGAGCGAACCGATCATCGCGGCCGCGCTGCCCGAGCGCAGCAGCCGCGTGAACACGAACAGGTTCAGCAGCGTCGCGGCAAGGCCGACCAGCACGCACGACACGGCGGTCGCGAGCGCGAACGGCAGGCCCGCGCGCTCGAACCCGAGGGTCGCGAACGCACCGATCATCGCGTACTGGACGTGTGCGATGTTCGGGAAGCGAATCAGCGAATACAGCGTCGACAGGCCGACCGACACGAGAAGCAGGTCGGACGTGCGCATCAGGACATCGATCAGGAATTGCAGCATCGCGTTGCTCCCGATGGCTAGCGCGCTACCGCGCGACGACGGATTGCCGGTACGCGACCTTCTCGTACGGCTGCACCGTGCGCTGGCCGTCGGCGTCGAAGGCGATCGTGCCGGTCACGCCCGTATACGGCTGGCTGGCCGTGAGCGCCGCGCGCACCTTCGCCGGATCGGCCGATTGCGCGCGATTGATCGCGGCGGCGGACAGCATCGTCGCGTCGTACGCGTAGCTGCCGAACGCCGAGCGCGGCGCCTCGTGGTAGGTGGCGCGGTAGTCGGCCGCGTACGCGGCGGCGCTTGTGCCGAGCGCGGCGACCTCCAGGCCGATCTGCCCCTGCGCGATCTGGGCGGGCGTGTCGCTCGTGCACATCGTCAGGTAGATCCCGTACCACGGCTGCTGGTTGAGGCGCATCTCGAACGCTTGCCGGTTCAGCGTCGCGGCTTCCTGTCCGTACGCGCTGTACACGTAGCCGTCGGGCTGTGCGCGCGATGCCTGCTCCAGTTCGCGCCGGTAAGTCGATTGGCCCTCGGTGTAGAGCACCGTCGAGACGATCGTGCCGCCGAGCGCCTCGAAGCGCTTCTTGAACTCGGCCGCGATGCCCTGGCCGTAGCCGTTGTTCGGCGCGATCAGCGCGACGCGCCGCAGTTTGCGGTCGTACACATCCTGCGCGGCGAAGCGCGCGGACAGATCGTCGAGACCGATTGCGCTGAACGAGCCCGCGCCGATCTTGCGAACCTGCTGGCTCGACGAGCCGATGTTGATGTGCACGTCGCCCTGACGCACGAGGAATTGCCCGACCGGAATCGTCACCGACGAAGAGAATTCGCCGAGCACGAGCGGCACGCGCTCGACCGTCGCCAGCTTGCGTGCGGCGTCGAGCGCCGTGTTCGCCGTGCCGCCCGAATCCTCGATCCGCACCTGCAGCTTCTGCCCGAGCACGCCGCCTTGCGCGTTGATCTTCGCGACCGCGAGCTCGATCCCGCGCCGCTGGTCCTCGCCGATCGACGCGCTTGCGCCTGTCAGCGGCAACACGGCGCCGACGCTGACGTCGGCGCGCGCAGGAAATGTCGCCCACGCGCCGAGCGCGACGCAGATCCCGAGACTCCAGCAACCCAGCTTCATTTTTGTTCTCCTGAATGCGTGTTGAATTGCGTTTGAAATACAAAAGTGTCGACAGAATCACAGAACAAAATTCGTTGGCAAACATTTTTTGGAGCGCTGGGGCGAAGTCCGCAAGACGCACCGATTTGTGCGAGAAAATGCCTTGTTTAAAGGCAAAAAATGCACAAACCAAGAGACGGTAAACACCAACGACGGGCATATGCTCCAGATTGGAGCAGCCTCGAATATTTTTAAAAAAGTGTATACAGTTATGAATACGGATGCTTAGAATTCAACCCACTCGACACGGGAAACGGAGGCGGTGCGATGGAGATCAAGCGATATGGCGCAGGGGAACGGATGAGCCAGCTCGTGGTTGCGGGCGGCTTCGCGTTCATTGCCGGACAGGTTGCCGACGACACCGCACTCGACGTCGCCGGCCAGACCCGCCAGATCCTCGACAAGATCGACCTGCTGCTCGACGGCGCGGGGCTCGACAAGCGCCGGATCGTGTCCGCGAACATCTGGCTTGCCGATCACCGGAGCTTCGCCGACATGAACCGGGTCTGGGACGCATGGGTGCCGCAGGGCGATCCGCCGGCGCGCGCATGTGTGGAGTCGGCGCTCGCGTTTCCCGAGTACACGGTTGAAATCGCGGTGATCGCCGCGTTCTAGCGGAGGCGAATGATGAGGACGGTCGTGCTCGGAGGCGGTATCGTCGGTGTGACGACCGCATATTTTCTCGCGAAGGCGGGCGACGAGGTAGTCGTGGTCGACCGGCGCGACGGCGTCGCGCTCGAGACGAGCTTCGCGAACGCGGGGCTGATCGCGCCGGGGCATTCCTATACGTGGGCGTCGCCGCGCGCGCCGAAGATCCTGCTCAAGTCGCTGTTCTCGGACGGGCAGGCGCTGCGCCTCAAGTGGTCGACGGACTGGCGGATGTGGGCGTGGTGCCGCCAGTTCCTGCAGAACTGCACGGTTGAGCGGTCGCGCCGGAACACGTCGATCAAGGTGCGGCTGTGCCGCTACGCGCAGCAGCAACTCCAGTCGGCGACCCGCGACGAGCGGCTCGCGTACGACCGGACCAGCGGCGGGCTGCTGTACCTGTACCGGGATCCCGCGTCGTTCGAGCGCGGCGTTGCGAACATGCGGATCCTGTCCGAGAACGGCCTGCCGCTCGAGACGCTCGATCCGCGCGCGGTGATCGAGCGCGAGCCCGCGCTCGCCGGCGCGGCGGGCGAGATCGCGGGCGCGATCTACTGCCCGTCCGACGAGAGCGGCGACGCGCATCTGTTTACCCGCGCGCTCGCCGAGCGCTGTCGTGCGCTCGGCGTCGAGTTCCGCTTCGGCGCGACGATCGACGGCGTGCGCGCGAACGCGGACGCGGTGGACTACGTACAGACGTCGCAGGGCCGCGTGAGCGGCGACCGCTACGTGCTCGCGCTCGGTGCGTACTCGCCGTTCGTCGCGCGCCGGCTCGGCTACCGGTTGCCGATCTATCCGGTGAAAGGCTATTCGGTCACGCTGCCGATCGACGCGCGCCACGAGCCGCCGACGCTCGGCGGCGTCGAGGAAAACCAGCTCGTCGCGTGGGCACGGTTCGGCGAGCGGCTGCGCCTGACCGCGACGGCCGAATTCGGTGGCTACGACACGACCCACACGCCCGCGGACTTCACGCACATGCTGGCGACCGCGAAGGCGCTGTTTCCGAACGGCGCCGACTATACGAAACCGTCGTACTGGGCCGGGTTGCGGCCGATGACACCGGAAGGCACGCCGATCATCGGCGCGACCCGGCACCGCAACCTGTTTCTCAACACCGGGCATGGTCACATGGGCTGGACGATGTCGTGCGGTACCGCGAAGATCGTCGCCGACCTGATCCACGGCCGGCGGCCCGACATCGACATTACCGGGATGACACTCCAGTGAGCGAACTTCTTTCGACCCCTGTACAGCGCGGCGCGGATTCGTACGCGCGCTTCGGTTTCTCGCTCGATGCGGGCATCGCGCGCCGCGCGGCGATCGGGCTTGTCGTGCTCGCG
Coding sequences:
- the rfbB gene encoding dTDP-glucose 4,6-dehydratase, encoding MSHRPKHVLVTGGAGFIGANFVHYLLATDPQVQIINLDLLTYAGSLDHLSGSEDTGRHRFVLGDICDRPLVESLLHDHAIDTIVHFAAESHVDRSITGPGEFVRANVVGTWTLLDAARTVWMTGRNADVHAQRRFHHIGTDEVYGSLAPDDPPFSETTPYAPNSPYSASKAGSDHLVRAYFHTYGLPVTTTNCSNNYGPRQHDEKFIPTVIRNCINDTPIPLYGDGANVRDWLYVDDHCRAIDAVIRHGTVGETYNVGGCNEWRNADIVDLICSLLDVRRPQGAPHARLKHFVADRPGHDRRYAIDAGKLERELRWKPTETFETGILKTIDWYL
- the rfbD gene encoding dTDP-4-dehydrorhamnose reductase, which gives rise to MTIVVTGALGQVGRELLLRAGARPAIGLSRAQLDIANPQAVRDALATHRATLVINAAAWTAVDRAETEPDAAWRANCAGPATLADACAAAGIPLLHLSTDYVFDGRAQGAYDEAAGVAPLGVYGHTKWAGEEAVRQRLPDAHLILRIAWVFGAHGGNFVRTMLRVGRERDELAVVADQYGGPTHAGAVADALLAIADRHRTGAMTRWGTYHLCGTPVTTWHGFAETIFGQARRTGLIDRIPLVRPIRTAAYPLPAPRPANSALDCTRIREHFGIEAPCWIPALADVLDTWKRTS
- the rfbC gene encoding dTDP-4-dehydrorhamnose 3,5-epimerase; the encoded protein is MTSVIETTLPGVLLIEPASFGDARGFFVESYRESWLRDAGVDAGFVQDNHSRSRRGVLRGLHYQFRHPQGKLVRVSRGAVYDVAVDIRPGSPHLGRWFGTVLDDVSHRQLWIPPGFAHGFCVLSDEADFAYKCTAYYDPSSDAGVLWDDPDIGIEWPALDVPFALSDKDLRQPRLRDLTPASPDLHGAPR
- the rfbA gene encoding glucose-1-phosphate thymidylyltransferase RfbA, which gives rise to MHTATGRKGLILAGGSGTRLHPLTHSVSKQLMPVYDKPMIYYPLSTIMLAGIRDVLIISTPRDLDAFRQLLGDGEQWGMNFSYAVQPSPDGLAQAFVIGAPFIGHDAATLVLGDNIYHGPALSALLQRVAARTTGATVFGYYVRDPERYGVVSFDEHGRAIDLEEKPREPKSHYAVTGLYFYDNDVVSLAKEVRPSARGELEITDLNRAYLEHGKLNVEILGRGYAWLDTGTHESLLDAANFIQVMQARQGLQIACPEEIAYRLGWIDSQQLEALAHALSKSGYGRYLLDLLNKEVAA
- a CDS encoding MFS transporter, with amino-acid sequence MSTNTAAAAGATATQPARVMVALACGFVMAMLDVTIVNVALKAMQASLEMSLTALVWVVDAYTLSFAALLLFGGALANRYGPRAIYVAGLALFVAASVLCAAAQTSSMLVGARLLQGVGAALFMPSSLSLLTLAFPAGPLRTRMIGIWGALVSAAMAIGPCVGGVLVDAIGWRGIFWVNLPVGLAGLWLTRRHVGHAPRHPGPLNTFGHLLGVLALAALSYTLIEGPGAGWRSPAIVAGAAATLAAGAAFVWRERRARHRILSPALLHNPRFVAGGLLGLAINFGILAEIFLLSLYLQQTRGASALRAGFELFPLMAMFGIGNLASARVSARLGPRSTLLAGLALATLGSAALIGIEALPYTALAIAVGIANFGAGQAIPAMNLVVMQSAGPADANLAAASLNASRQIGSLVGVAIASVVLHAIADPDRATAAGFAVIAAVYLAGFAIVFRRIDPG
- a CDS encoding ABC transporter ATP-binding protein — encoded protein: MIDVRDLIAGYTPDIDILHGVSLSVGPVDIVTILGPNGCGKSTLLKAIAGFVLPRAGTVAMHGRDISRVPVHRKIREHDIGFVPQTDNVFGTLTVRENLMLGGHAMSAFPREARIEELCEQYAVLRRRYRSPAGALSGGERQIVSLARALMPRPVLLLLDEPSAGLSPKMVDEVFDAIVRMRDTEHIAVLMVEQNAIEALRIADRGVVLTMGRVALTGTSAELLDSDEMRHLYLGGRAA
- a CDS encoding ABC transporter ATP-binding protein, producing MSALLDLEGVTIRYGDNTVLSGLTLSVGAGEIVGLLGPNGSGKSTALNAITGFAPVAAGAIRFAGRRIDTLAPHRIARLGIRRTFQLPSMPARMSVLELTMAASSARHGPIAALLRGRATRTLEAGTRARATALLEELKLAHVAQLGAAAISGGQKKLLGIACAMMTEPKLLLLDEPTAGVHPNLRGELVAELRRICGQGVTLVVIEHDMHFIRELCDRCIVLDRGAAIADCRPAELESNRRVLDAYLGRAHARRPLGVS
- a CDS encoding branched-chain amino acid ABC transporter permease; this encodes MSSFIVHLLTVACLYATMALGLNLQAGYAGLVNFGFVAFAGLGAYAAGIASQLGWPLPAALALAAGAASVLAVAIARLGRHLSADYWGIATLAIAEILRTFALNEGWLTGGAQGIGGIAPLFPGLRAPWADLAFLAVAAGGLAVAYAACRLLTTGRFGRALKVMREEPALAVCFGYDPVALKTWASVAGALPAAFAGALLTWYISYVGPDAMVASETFALWTIVMVGGLGSHAGVLAGALIVQAVYALAPFLKDWLGVGSDLAGAVRLGLVGLMLLACVLWRPRGLVPERLEVHP
- a CDS encoding branched-chain amino acid ABC transporter permease, whose amino-acid sequence is MLQFLIDVLMRTSDLLLVSVGLSTLYSLIRFPNIAHVQYAMIGAFATLGFERAGLPFALATAVSCVLVGLAATLLNLFVFTRLLRSGSAAAMIGSLAVSLLAVALMLGAAGSRPLQYAQAVRPPLMVGGVAISSSQAGSIACGAAALGVFALLLYRTRLGRAMRALASNRALALATGIDAQRVTNVITFASGVLAALGGTMLGATESVHVNLGYGLLIPVFSAAILGGLGNPLGAAAGALLIAFAETTALDVDFGGLVGRPLAFFPVEYVGAVSFAILLVALAFRPYGIFDREVRRV
- a CDS encoding ABC transporter substrate-binding protein, which codes for MKLGCWSLGICVALGAWATFPARADVSVGAVLPLTGASASIGEDQRRGIELAVAKINAQGGVLGQKLQVRIEDSGGTANTALDAARKLATVERVPLVLGEFSSSVTIPVGQFLVRQGDVHINIGSSSQQVRKIGAGSFSAIGLDDLSARFAAQDVYDRKLRRVALIAPNNGYGQGIAAEFKKRFEALGGTIVSTVLYTEGQSTYRRELEQASRAQPDGYVYSAYGQEAATLNRQAFEMRLNQQPWYGIYLTMCTSDTPAQIAQGQIGLEVAALGTSAAAYAADYRATYHEAPRSAFGSYAYDATMLSAAAINRAQSADPAKVRAALTASQPYTGVTGTIAFDADGQRTVQPYEKVAYRQSVVAR
- a CDS encoding RidA family protein, coding for MEIKRYGAGERMSQLVVAGGFAFIAGQVADDTALDVAGQTRQILDKIDLLLDGAGLDKRRIVSANIWLADHRSFADMNRVWDAWVPQGDPPARACVESALAFPEYTVEIAVIAAF
- a CDS encoding D-amino acid dehydrogenase, with product MRTVVLGGGIVGVTTAYFLAKAGDEVVVVDRRDGVALETSFANAGLIAPGHSYTWASPRAPKILLKSLFSDGQALRLKWSTDWRMWAWCRQFLQNCTVERSRRNTSIKVRLCRYAQQQLQSATRDERLAYDRTSGGLLYLYRDPASFERGVANMRILSENGLPLETLDPRAVIEREPALAGAAGEIAGAIYCPSDESGDAHLFTRALAERCRALGVEFRFGATIDGVRANADAVDYVQTSQGRVSGDRYVLALGAYSPFVARRLGYRLPIYPVKGYSVTLPIDARHEPPTLGGVEENQLVAWARFGERLRLTATAEFGGYDTTHTPADFTHMLATAKALFPNGADYTKPSYWAGLRPMTPEGTPIIGATRHRNLFLNTGHGHMGWTMSCGTAKIVADLIHGRRPDIDITGMTLQ